The Allocatelliglobosispora scoriae genome contains a region encoding:
- the ligA gene encoding NAD-dependent DNA ligase LigA encodes MTGAETVIVDTASGDEFDRARRRVLELTLQIEEHRRRYFELDAPVVSDADYDLLMRELQQLEADHPELVSLDSPTQQVGGAASTTFASVQHAERMLSLDNAFSDEELAGWFERVERDAVSKVTYLCELKIDGLAINLTYRKGRLVLAATRGDGRVGEDVTANVRTLADVPKTLKGDDIPDLVEVRGEIFFPTAGFADLNASLVAAGERPFANPRNAAAGSLRQKDASITGSRPLHLTVHGIGAREGFAPERQSQAYEQLKEWGLPTSEQWRVLDSLDEVREFIAYYGEHRHDLTHDIDGVVVKVDEVPIQGRLGSTSRAPRWAIAFKYPPEEATTKLLDVAVNVGRTGRVTPYAVLEAVHVGGVTVTSATLHNQSEVARKGVLIGDTVTIRRAGDVIPEVLGPVVDLRDGTERPFVMPTVCPECGSALAPSKESDIDIRCPNTRLCPAQLRERIFHLAGRSGLDIEVLGMKSGVALLESKVITDEGDLFGLTIDDLAACPFFVNQNGSLSTNANKLLLNLEEAKRRPLWRVLVALSIRHVGPTGAQALAAQFGSIDAIASASVEELSAAEGVGGIMAESVIEWFTVDWHREIVEKWRAAGVQLEEERIHDDSPKPFTGLTFVITGTLDRFTRDAAGEAVTSRGGKVTGSVSKKTSYVVVGDSPGSKFEKAQSLGLTILDEAGFERLLIEGPEIPQLEAASTQDSDEIAQG; translated from the coding sequence GTGACTGGGGCTGAGACGGTGATTGTGGATACGGCGTCCGGGGACGAGTTCGATCGGGCCCGGCGGCGCGTCCTTGAGCTGACCTTGCAGATCGAGGAGCACCGGCGGCGCTATTTCGAGCTGGACGCGCCCGTCGTCTCCGACGCGGATTACGACCTGCTCATGCGCGAGTTGCAGCAGCTGGAGGCCGACCACCCCGAGCTCGTCTCGCTCGACTCGCCGACGCAGCAGGTCGGCGGCGCCGCCTCGACCACCTTCGCGTCGGTGCAGCACGCCGAGCGGATGCTGAGCCTCGACAACGCCTTCTCCGATGAGGAGCTGGCGGGCTGGTTCGAGCGGGTCGAGCGCGATGCCGTGAGCAAGGTGACCTACCTGTGCGAGCTCAAGATCGACGGGTTGGCGATCAACCTGACCTACCGCAAGGGGCGGCTGGTGCTCGCGGCGACCCGTGGTGACGGCCGGGTCGGCGAGGATGTCACCGCCAACGTGCGCACCCTCGCCGACGTGCCCAAGACGCTCAAGGGCGACGACATCCCCGACCTCGTGGAGGTGCGGGGGGAGATCTTCTTCCCGACCGCCGGGTTCGCCGATCTCAACGCGAGCCTCGTCGCGGCGGGGGAGCGCCCCTTTGCCAACCCGCGCAACGCTGCGGCCGGCTCCCTCCGGCAGAAAGACGCCTCGATCACGGGTTCGCGCCCGCTGCACCTGACCGTGCACGGCATCGGTGCCCGCGAGGGTTTCGCCCCCGAGCGCCAGTCGCAGGCCTATGAGCAGCTCAAAGAGTGGGGCCTGCCCACGAGCGAGCAGTGGCGGGTGCTCGACAGCCTCGACGAGGTCCGCGAGTTCATCGCCTACTACGGCGAGCACCGGCACGACCTGACCCACGACATCGACGGCGTGGTCGTCAAGGTCGACGAGGTGCCGATCCAGGGCCGGCTGGGTTCGACGAGCCGGGCGCCCCGGTGGGCGATCGCCTTCAAATACCCGCCCGAGGAGGCGACGACCAAGCTGCTCGACGTGGCGGTCAACGTCGGCCGCACGGGCCGCGTCACGCCTTACGCCGTGCTGGAGGCGGTGCACGTCGGTGGCGTCACGGTCACCAGCGCGACGCTGCACAACCAGAGCGAGGTGGCGCGCAAGGGCGTGCTCATCGGCGACACGGTGACGATCCGCCGCGCGGGTGACGTGATCCCCGAGGTGCTCGGCCCGGTCGTCGACCTGCGCGACGGCACCGAGCGGCCCTTCGTCATGCCGACGGTCTGCCCCGAGTGCGGTTCGGCGCTCGCGCCCAGCAAAGAGTCCGACATCGACATCCGCTGCCCCAACACCCGGCTCTGCCCGGCGCAGCTGCGGGAGCGGATCTTCCACCTGGCCGGGCGCAGCGGTCTCGACATCGAGGTGCTGGGCATGAAGTCCGGGGTGGCGCTGCTGGAGAGCAAGGTGATCACCGATGAGGGCGACCTCTTCGGGCTCACCATCGACGACCTCGCGGCCTGCCCCTTCTTCGTCAACCAGAACGGTTCACTCTCGACCAACGCCAACAAGCTCCTGCTCAACCTGGAGGAGGCGAAGCGGCGTCCACTGTGGCGGGTGCTCGTGGCGCTCTCGATCCGGCACGTCGGCCCGACCGGGGCACAGGCGCTCGCGGCGCAGTTCGGTTCGATCGACGCGATCGCGTCGGCGAGCGTGGAGGAGCTGTCGGCGGCCGAGGGGGTCGGCGGCATCATGGCCGAGTCCGTGATCGAGTGGTTCACGGTCGACTGGCACCGCGAGATCGTGGAGAAGTGGCGCGCGGCCGGGGTGCAGCTGGAGGAGGAGCGGATCCATGACGACTCGCCCAAGCCCTTCACCGGATTGACCTTTGTGATCACCGGCACGCTGGATCGCTTCACTCGTGATGCCGCCGGCGAGGCCGTGACGTCGCGGGGTGGCAAGGTCACCGGATCCGTCTCCAAGAAGACCAGCTACGTCGTCGTGGGTGATTCCCCGGGCAGCAAGTTCGAGAAGGCGCAATCGCTGGGATTGACGATTCTGGACGAGGCCGGATTCGAGCGGCTGCTGATCGAGGGGCCGGAGATTCCGCAGCTAGAGGCCGCTTCTACGCAAGATTCCGACGAAATTGCGCAAGGCTGA
- a CDS encoding methionine synthase codes for MARWPRASATGIGSLPGLDIVDAVKLVADELPDLPYLPELPNRGIGADMIGRSAAVLIDMPVELYVSRWQIASRPGKDLRRALDLWDRDLDALTEQFAGYAGPLKLQIAGPWTLAASLQLPIGGALLRDHGAVRDLAVSLAEGMRLHVADVRRRVPGAEILLQVDEPSLPAAMAGQIKTESGLGTLRVVTADRASETLRTLIEAVGAPVILHCCAADPPIEIAVRSGAAAIAVDLSLVKDLDPLGEAIEAGLDVIAGVAPTTGPPKPAAKLAEEVEQVWRHLGFPKAMLPERVAVAPTCGLAGATPSAAKAITISCREAAQRLSDD; via the coding sequence ATGGCCCGCTGGCCGCGCGCCTCCGCCACCGGCATCGGCTCGCTGCCCGGCCTCGACATCGTCGACGCGGTCAAGCTCGTCGCCGACGAGCTGCCCGATCTGCCCTACCTGCCGGAGCTGCCTAATCGGGGCATCGGCGCCGACATGATCGGCCGGAGCGCCGCGGTTCTCATCGACATGCCGGTCGAGCTCTACGTCTCGCGCTGGCAGATCGCCTCCCGCCCCGGCAAGGACCTGCGCCGGGCGCTGGACCTCTGGGACCGCGACCTCGACGCGCTGACCGAGCAGTTCGCGGGCTATGCCGGCCCGCTGAAGCTCCAGATCGCCGGTCCGTGGACCCTGGCCGCCTCGCTCCAGCTGCCGATCGGTGGCGCGCTCCTGCGCGACCACGGTGCGGTGCGCGACCTCGCCGTCTCGCTCGCCGAGGGCATGCGGCTGCACGTCGCCGATGTCCGCCGCCGCGTTCCGGGCGCGGAGATCCTGCTCCAGGTCGACGAACCGTCACTGCCCGCGGCGATGGCGGGCCAGATCAAAACCGAGAGCGGTCTGGGTACGCTGCGCGTCGTCACCGCCGACCGGGCCAGCGAGACGCTGCGGACCCTGATCGAGGCGGTCGGTGCCCCGGTGATCCTGCACTGCTGCGCCGCCGACCCGCCGATCGAGATCGCCGTCCGCTCCGGTGCCGCCGCCATCGCGGTCGACCTGTCCCTCGTCAAGGACCTGGACCCCCTCGGCGAGGCGATCGAGGCCGGCCTGGACGTGATAGCCGGAGTGGCTCCCACGACGGGTCCGCCGAAGCCCGCCGCGAAGCTGGCCGAGGAGGTGGAGCAGGTCTGGCGCCACCTGGGCTTCCCCAAGGCGATGCTCCCCGAACGGGTGGCGGTCGCCCCCACCTGCGGCCTGGCCGGTGCCACCCCGTCGGCGGCGAAGGCGATAACGATCTCCTGCCGCGAGGCGGCCCAACGCCTCTCCGACGACTAA
- the mnmA gene encoding tRNA 2-thiouridine(34) synthase MnmA, protein MRVLAAMSGGVDSAVAAARAVDAGHDVTGVHLALSRNPQSYRTGARGCCSLEDSHDARRAADVLGIPFYVWDMSAEFQEDVVDDFIAEYKAGRTPNPCLRCNEKIKFAAVLDRAMALGFDAVATGHYARLGPDGLLRRAVDPDKDQSYVLGVLTRQQLDHSIFPLGDSTKTEVRAEAARRGLAVAAKPDSHDICFIADGDTQGFLRKHLGDEPGEIVDTDGNVLGGHDGAYGFTVGQRKGLALTRPAADGRPRYVLSITPVTRTVTVGPVEALDVGTVTADRPVWTVPVAETIEAQVQLRAHGEPVPATVHADGATLTATLHRPVRGISAGQSVVVYRPESDGDVVLGSATITGAR, encoded by the coding sequence GTGCGAGTGCTGGCGGCCATGTCTGGGGGAGTGGACTCGGCGGTGGCGGCTGCCCGGGCGGTCGACGCCGGGCATGACGTGACGGGAGTGCACCTGGCGCTCTCGCGTAATCCGCAGTCCTACCGCACCGGCGCTCGCGGCTGCTGCTCCCTGGAGGACTCCCACGACGCCCGGCGCGCGGCGGATGTCCTCGGGATCCCGTTCTACGTCTGGGACATGTCGGCGGAGTTCCAGGAGGACGTGGTCGACGACTTCATCGCGGAGTACAAGGCGGGGCGTACCCCCAATCCCTGCCTCCGCTGCAACGAGAAGATCAAGTTTGCCGCGGTCCTGGACCGCGCCATGGCGCTCGGCTTCGACGCCGTGGCGACCGGCCACTATGCCCGGCTCGGCCCCGACGGGCTGCTGCGCCGGGCAGTCGACCCCGATAAGGACCAGTCCTACGTGCTAGGTGTCTTGACCAGGCAGCAGCTCGACCACTCGATCTTCCCGCTCGGCGACTCCACCAAGACCGAGGTGCGGGCCGAGGCGGCTCGCCGAGGCCTGGCCGTCGCCGCCAAGCCCGACAGCCACGACATCTGCTTCATCGCCGACGGCGACACCCAGGGCTTCCTGCGCAAGCACCTCGGCGACGAGCCGGGCGAGATCGTCGACACCGACGGCAATGTGCTCGGTGGCCACGACGGCGCCTACGGCTTCACCGTCGGCCAGCGCAAGGGCCTCGCCCTCACCCGTCCGGCGGCGGATGGGCGCCCGCGCTACGTGCTCTCGATCACGCCGGTGACCAGGACCGTCACCGTGGGCCCGGTGGAGGCGCTGGACGTCGGCACGGTCACGGCCGACCGTCCGGTGTGGACCGTCCCGGTCGCCGAGACGATCGAGGCGCAGGTGCAGTTGCGCGCGCACGGCGAGCCGGTGCCCGCCACCGTCCATGCCGACGGCGCCACGCTCACCGCCACGTTGCACCGTCCGGTGCGCGGCATCTCCGCAGGTCAGTCCGTGGTCGTCTATCGGCCCGAGTCTGACGGCGACGTCGTTCTCGGTTCCGCGACGATCACCGGCGCCCGCTGA
- a CDS encoding cysteine desulfurase family protein encodes MAYLDHAATTPMLPEALDAYVEAARHTGNASSLHGPGRCARRMVEEARERVAAHLGARPSEVIFTGGGTESDNLAVKGIFWARRAESGAHQRVVASSIEHHAVLDAICWLEKHEGASVTWLPVTPTGRIAPEALAEAIEEHGDEIAVITAMWANNEVGTVQPIAELARVAAHAGIPMHTDAIQAVGQIPVDFAASGVAALTVTGHKLGGPTGVGALLLGRDIACTPLQHGGGQERDVRSGTLDVAGVVAFSVAVESAVKAQAEHATRLAGLRDELIARVRAAVPEAILNGDAVDRLPGNAHFAFPGCEGDALLMLLDAQGIACSTGSACSAGVAQPSHVLLAMGDDPALARSSLRFTLGHTSTAEEIDALLAALPPAVERARRANALRHR; translated from the coding sequence ATGGCCTACTTGGATCACGCCGCGACAACGCCCATGCTTCCCGAGGCGTTGGATGCGTACGTCGAAGCAGCTCGACACACCGGCAACGCCTCCTCGCTGCACGGTCCGGGCCGCTGTGCCCGGCGCATGGTCGAGGAGGCGAGGGAGCGGGTCGCGGCACACCTCGGTGCCCGCCCGTCCGAAGTGATCTTCACTGGTGGTGGCACGGAGAGTGACAACCTCGCCGTGAAGGGCATCTTCTGGGCCCGGCGCGCCGAGTCCGGCGCCCACCAGCGAGTCGTGGCGAGCTCGATCGAGCACCACGCCGTCCTCGACGCCATCTGCTGGCTGGAGAAGCACGAGGGCGCCTCGGTGACCTGGCTCCCCGTGACGCCGACCGGCCGGATCGCGCCTGAGGCGCTCGCCGAGGCGATCGAGGAGCATGGTGACGAGATCGCCGTGATCACCGCCATGTGGGCCAACAACGAGGTCGGCACGGTCCAGCCCATCGCCGAGCTGGCCCGGGTCGCCGCGCACGCGGGCATCCCGATGCACACCGACGCGATCCAGGCGGTCGGCCAGATCCCCGTCGACTTCGCCGCCAGCGGTGTCGCAGCGCTCACCGTCACCGGGCACAAGCTCGGTGGCCCCACCGGTGTCGGTGCCCTGCTGCTCGGCCGCGACATCGCCTGCACCCCGCTGCAGCACGGCGGCGGCCAGGAGCGCGACGTGCGCTCCGGCACCCTCGACGTGGCCGGTGTCGTCGCATTCTCCGTCGCCGTCGAGTCCGCCGTGAAGGCGCAGGCCGAGCACGCCACCCGACTCGCCGGGCTCCGCGACGAGCTGATCGCCCGGGTGCGGGCCGCCGTACCGGAGGCGATCCTCAACGGTGACGCCGTCGACCGCCTGCCCGGCAACGCGCACTTCGCCTTCCCCGGCTGCGAGGGCGACGCCCTGCTGATGCTCCTGGACGCGCAGGGCATCGCCTGCTCGACGGGTTCGGCCTGCTCAGCGGGTGTGGCGCAGCCCTCCCACGTCCTTCTGGCGATGGGCGACGACCCCGCGCTGGCCCGCTCGTCCCTGCGCTTCACCCTCGGCCACACCTCCACCGCCGAGGAGATAGACGCCCTCCTGGCCGCGCTCCCGCCCGCGGTGGAACGGGCCCGCCGGGCCAACGCTCTCCGCCACCGCTGA
- a CDS encoding electron transfer flavoprotein subunit alpha/FixB family protein, producing MSDVLVVVESANGVLKKVTLELLTLARDLGTPVAVVLGAPGTAAPLTEKLAEYGAAKVLVAEHEDLAGFLVAPKAAVLADIVRATSPAAVLLGSTQEGKEIAGRLAVKLDNGILTDVVELSADGVGTQVAFAGSTIVHSKVTRGIPLVTLRGNSLTPSPAPAAGAVETVEVTVPAEAKLATVVQRVAETKGARPELSEASIVVSGGRGVGSAENFKVVEELADLLGAAVGASRAAVDSGFYPHSFQVGQTGKTVSPQLYIALGISGAIQHRAGMQTSKTIVAVNKDTEAPIFELADFGVVGDLFAVAPQAAEEIRKRK from the coding sequence ATGTCTGACGTTCTTGTGGTGGTCGAGTCCGCCAACGGCGTGCTCAAGAAGGTGACGCTGGAACTGCTCACCCTCGCTCGCGACCTGGGCACCCCGGTCGCCGTCGTGCTCGGTGCCCCCGGCACCGCCGCGCCGCTGACCGAGAAGCTCGCCGAATACGGCGCGGCGAAGGTGCTCGTCGCCGAGCACGAAGACCTGGCCGGCTTCCTCGTCGCGCCCAAGGCCGCCGTGCTCGCCGACATCGTCCGCGCGACGTCGCCCGCCGCCGTGCTGCTCGGCAGCACCCAGGAGGGCAAGGAGATCGCGGGTCGCCTCGCGGTCAAGCTCGACAACGGCATCCTCACCGATGTCGTCGAGCTCTCCGCCGACGGCGTGGGGACCCAGGTCGCCTTCGCCGGTTCGACGATCGTGCACTCGAAGGTGACCCGGGGCATCCCGCTGGTGACCCTGCGGGGCAACTCGCTCACGCCGAGCCCGGCCCCGGCCGCAGGCGCGGTCGAGACCGTCGAGGTGACGGTGCCCGCCGAGGCGAAGCTCGCCACGGTCGTGCAGCGGGTCGCCGAGACGAAGGGTGCCCGGCCGGAGCTCTCCGAGGCCTCGATCGTCGTCTCCGGCGGTCGCGGTGTCGGCTCCGCGGAGAATTTTAAGGTCGTCGAGGAGCTCGCCGACCTGCTCGGTGCGGCCGTCGGTGCCTCGCGGGCCGCCGTCGACTCGGGCTTCTACCCGCACTCGTTCCAGGTCGGCCAGACCGGTAAGACGGTCTCGCCGCAGCTCTACATCGCGCTCGGCATCTCCGGTGCCATCCAGCACCGGGCCGGTATGCAGACCAGCAAGACGATCGTCGCCGTCAACAAGGACACGGAGGCGCCGATCTTCGAGCTCGCCGACTTCGGCGTCGTCGGCGACCTTTTCGCGGTGGCGCCGCAGGCAGCCGAGGAGATCCGCAAGCGCAAATAA
- a CDS encoding electron transfer flavoprotein subunit beta/FixA family protein — translation MKIVVLVKQVPDSGAERNLRNDDNTVDRGSANNVINEMDEYAIEEALRIQEAHGGEVTLLTMGPERATESIRKALSMGPDNAVHVSDEALRGSCAVATSAVIAAALRTLEPDLVICGAESTDARGQVLPHMLAERLGVAALTGARKLTIEGSQLTIERQTEEGYEVVTAATPAVVSVWDTINDPRYPSFKGIMAAKKKPVSTLALADLSIDASTVGVAGATSAVVDHSKRPPRSGGVKVTDSGDGGTQLVAFLATEKFV, via the coding sequence ATGAAGATCGTCGTACTCGTCAAGCAGGTGCCGGACTCCGGCGCGGAGCGCAACCTGCGCAATGACGACAACACCGTCGACCGCGGGTCGGCAAATAACGTGATCAACGAGATGGACGAGTACGCCATCGAGGAGGCACTGCGGATCCAGGAAGCGCATGGCGGCGAGGTCACCCTCCTGACCATGGGTCCCGAACGCGCCACCGAATCGATTCGCAAGGCTCTGTCCATGGGACCGGACAACGCCGTCCACGTCAGCGATGAGGCGCTGCGCGGATCGTGTGCCGTCGCCACCTCGGCCGTGATCGCCGCCGCGCTCCGCACGCTGGAGCCCGACCTGGTGATCTGCGGTGCGGAGTCGACCGACGCGCGCGGCCAGGTGCTGCCGCACATGCTCGCCGAGCGCCTCGGCGTCGCGGCGCTGACCGGTGCGCGCAAGCTGACCATCGAGGGTTCGCAGCTCACCATCGAGCGGCAGACCGAGGAGGGCTACGAGGTCGTCACGGCCGCCACGCCCGCCGTGGTCAGCGTCTGGGACACGATCAACGACCCGCGCTACCCCTCCTTCAAGGGGATCATGGCGGCGAAGAAGAAGCCGGTCTCCACGCTCGCGCTCGCGGACCTGTCGATCGACGCCTCGACCGTGGGCGTCGCCGGTGCCACCAGCGCCGTCGTCGACCACAGCAAGCGCCCGCCGCGCTCCGGCGGCGTGAAGGTGACCGACTCCGGGGACGGCGGCACTCAGCTCGTCGCGTTCCTCGCCACCGAGAAGTTCGTGTGA
- a CDS encoding M91 family zinc metallopeptidase: MTRELIVADVWRLEHDWSELGRAGTLWQTILRRADERLRSWDAQARATVPGSWSGSAASAYAAHRKRVAADLAAAQQLADHVGAAVRATAESMRAADTELAGQLRKLCVTVALDERREPGRVVFLPADAAQAALVRAAVAAAGRTRKELSERLTGHAETVRRTLPRWQQIGDAWRGVAEGGDPFLLPGESSQTLVLRDGHRVVIATGAGNDDVRVFIDEAGQRVVDVNGGRWLLAADAEVTIRTGDGDDSVVVAPGSAVRLTVLGGDGRDLLVGGDGTERLLGLGGDDRILAGGGADVVSGGAGNDYVDAGAADDIVDGGWGDDTLYGLAGGDHLAGGDGRDFVEGGTGRDAVDGGAGNDIVSGGTDDDRITGRGGADVLYSGAGSDTVDGGAGRDIAHLTSAGPVTGVEQQVTVELRNVGTEVRVEGSPEFVERVQADLDLLRTSPVGQQMLAGLDAGVANGPVDHLTIIEFATDNGRATSDGVVAYNPAFNTLLGGTPPVGVLYHELAHQWDFTHGTADLGTYHNPADPDRFVGPDGQWHETTNLERVAVGLPIDDDNDPRTPMRLDPDHPFDLTENGLRAEMGLNQRRKYAV; this comes from the coding sequence ATGACCCGCGAGCTGATCGTGGCCGACGTGTGGCGGCTGGAGCACGACTGGTCCGAGCTCGGCCGGGCCGGCACGCTGTGGCAGACGATCCTCCGCCGCGCCGACGAGCGCCTGCGCTCCTGGGACGCGCAGGCCAGGGCGACCGTGCCGGGCTCCTGGAGCGGCTCGGCGGCCTCGGCCTACGCGGCTCACCGCAAGCGGGTCGCCGCCGATCTCGCCGCCGCGCAGCAGCTCGCCGATCACGTCGGTGCCGCTGTGCGGGCCACCGCCGAGTCGATGCGGGCCGCCGACACCGAGCTCGCCGGCCAGCTGCGCAAACTCTGCGTCACCGTCGCCCTCGACGAGCGGCGGGAGCCGGGCCGGGTGGTCTTCCTCCCCGCCGACGCGGCGCAGGCCGCGCTGGTCCGAGCCGCCGTCGCGGCGGCCGGGCGCACCCGCAAGGAGCTGAGCGAGCGCCTCACCGGCCATGCCGAGACCGTCCGCCGCACGCTGCCGCGCTGGCAGCAGATCGGCGACGCGTGGCGGGGGGTGGCCGAGGGCGGCGATCCGTTCCTGCTGCCCGGGGAGAGCTCGCAGACGCTCGTGCTGCGCGACGGTCACCGGGTGGTGATCGCCACCGGCGCGGGCAACGACGACGTCCGAGTCTTCATCGACGAGGCGGGTCAACGGGTGGTCGACGTCAACGGGGGCCGGTGGCTCCTCGCCGCCGATGCCGAGGTGACCATCCGCACGGGCGACGGCGACGATTCCGTCGTCGTCGCCCCTGGCAGTGCTGTCCGGCTGACCGTCCTCGGCGGCGACGGGCGCGACCTGCTCGTCGGCGGCGACGGCACCGAGCGGCTGCTCGGCCTCGGCGGCGACGACCGGATCCTCGCCGGTGGCGGCGCCGACGTGGTCAGCGGCGGCGCGGGCAACGACTATGTGGACGCGGGCGCCGCCGACGACATCGTCGACGGCGGCTGGGGCGACGACACGCTCTACGGGCTCGCGGGCGGTGATCATCTCGCCGGTGGCGACGGCCGGGACTTCGTGGAGGGCGGCACCGGTCGCGACGCCGTCGACGGCGGTGCGGGCAACGACATCGTCTCCGGCGGCACCGATGACGACCGGATCACCGGGCGGGGCGGCGCCGACGTGCTCTACTCCGGTGCGGGGAGCGACACCGTGGACGGCGGTGCCGGTCGCGACATCGCCCACCTGACCTCGGCCGGTCCGGTCACGGGTGTGGAGCAGCAGGTCACGGTCGAGCTGCGCAACGTCGGCACCGAGGTGCGGGTCGAGGGCTCGCCGGAGTTCGTCGAGCGGGTGCAGGCCGACCTCGACCTCCTGCGCACCTCTCCGGTCGGGCAGCAGATGCTCGCGGGACTCGACGCGGGGGTCGCCAACGGGCCGGTCGACCACCTCACCATCATCGAGTTCGCCACCGACAACGGCAGGGCGACGAGCGACGGCGTCGTGGCCTACAACCCCGCCTTCAACACGCTGCTCGGCGGCACCCCGCCGGTCGGGGTGCTCTATCACGAGCTGGCCCACCAGTGGGACTTCACCCACGGCACGGCAGATCTGGGCACTTACCACAACCCGGCCGATCCCGACCGGTTCGTGGGGCCTGACGGGCAGTGGCACGAGACGACCAACCTGGAGCGGGTCGCCGTCGGCCTGCCGATCGACGACGACAACGACCCGCGGACTCCGATGCGGCTCGACCCCGACCACCCGTTCGACCTGACGGAAAACGGTCTGCGCGCCGAGATGGGCCTGAACCAGCGCCGGAAGTACGCGGTATGA
- a CDS encoding GNAT family N-acetyltransferase — translation MTDPNALLALYDEQLRPDFPDPAPAGTVVERDGPLVRVTGIGRGGFVTYRDLRGLDGAGIDELIARQVRIFTERRESVEWKYHSHDLPADLPARLLAAGFVPEEEETVVIGPVAPLAAAPLRDIPGVRLREVTSRADLDRIAGMEEAVWGDGSRGWLADALERELAADPTALTVVVAEADDVVVSAGWIRYVPGTGFAGLWGGSTLAEWRGKGIYKAVAEWRARLAAERGYSYLQVDASPDSRPILQRLGLIPVTTTTPYIFDGTSIIE, via the coding sequence CTGACAGACCCAAATGCCCTGCTAGCACTCTATGACGAGCAGTTGCGCCCCGACTTTCCCGACCCCGCTCCGGCCGGGACGGTCGTCGAGCGCGACGGTCCGCTGGTGCGGGTCACGGGCATCGGCCGGGGCGGGTTCGTCACCTATCGCGACCTGCGCGGGCTCGACGGCGCCGGGATCGACGAGCTGATCGCCCGGCAGGTCCGGATCTTCACTGAGCGCCGCGAGTCCGTCGAGTGGAAATACCACTCCCACGACCTGCCCGCCGACCTCCCGGCCCGCCTGCTCGCCGCGGGTTTCGTGCCCGAGGAGGAGGAGACCGTCGTGATCGGCCCGGTCGCCCCGCTCGCGGCCGCGCCGCTTCGCGACATCCCGGGGGTACGCCTGCGTGAGGTCACCAGCCGCGCCGACCTGGACCGCATCGCCGGAATGGAGGAGGCGGTCTGGGGCGACGGCTCCCGCGGGTGGCTCGCCGACGCCCTGGAGCGCGAACTCGCCGCCGACCCGACGGCGCTGACCGTCGTCGTCGCCGAGGCCGATGACGTGGTCGTCTCGGCCGGCTGGATCCGATATGTCCCCGGCACCGGCTTCGCCGGCCTGTGGGGCGGGTCGACGCTGGCGGAGTGGCGGGGCAAGGGGATCTACAAGGCGGTGGCGGAGTGGCGGGCCCGGCTCGCCGCCGAGCGCGGCTACTCCTACCTCCAGGTCGACGCGTCGCCCGACAGCCGGCCGATCCTGCAACGTCTCGGACTGATCCCGGTCACCACGACGACGCCGTACATCTTCGATGGGACTTCGATCATCGAGTAG
- a CDS encoding YidH family protein: protein MLAALRKWFDPREIRETGTTPDYRFSLANERTFLAWIRTGLSLVAGGLAIAQFVPPLAIPHLREVLAVGLLFLGGACALRAVDHWIRCEIAMREGRPLPASRFPAVLALMVGVGVLLLFLSVLIQTGRS, encoded by the coding sequence GTGCTGGCAGCGCTCCGCAAATGGTTTGATCCCCGCGAGATACGCGAAACCGGGACCACTCCCGACTATCGATTCTCCCTCGCCAACGAGCGGACCTTCCTCGCCTGGATCCGGACCGGCCTGTCGCTCGTCGCGGGCGGACTCGCGATCGCCCAGTTCGTGCCGCCGCTCGCCATCCCCCACCTGCGCGAAGTGCTCGCCGTCGGCCTGCTCTTCCTCGGTGGGGCGTGCGCACTGCGGGCGGTGGACCACTGGATCCGCTGCGAGATCGCGATGCGCGAGGGGCGTCCGCTGCCCGCGTCGCGCTTCCCGGCGGTCCTCGCGCTCATGGTCGGGGTCGGCGTGCTGCTGCTCTTCCTCTCCGTGCTGATCCAGACCGGCAGGTCGTGA
- a CDS encoding DUF202 domain-containing protein, with protein MTTGAAVERTRLAWRRTMLVTSVVAIVMVVAAVHGGISPTEAGALTLGMLVWLGFLILSQRRIRALNASTAGDPPEIARTVTLAGLAIALLATLGLVLL; from the coding sequence GTGACCACCGGCGCGGCGGTGGAGCGGACCCGGCTCGCGTGGCGCCGGACGATGCTGGTGACCTCGGTGGTCGCGATCGTCATGGTGGTCGCGGCCGTGCACGGCGGGATCAGCCCGACCGAGGCCGGTGCGCTCACCCTGGGCATGCTGGTCTGGCTGGGCTTTCTCATTCTCAGCCAGCGCCGGATCCGAGCGTTGAACGCCTCGACGGCCGGTGACCCGCCGGAGATCGCCCGCACGGTCACCTTGGCCGGACTCGCCATCGCTCTGCTCGCCACCCTGGGCCTGGTTCTCCTCTAA